In Gulosibacter molinativorax, a single window of DNA contains:
- a CDS encoding CNNM domain-containing protein yields MTEWYFALPATLLLIALSAFFVIIEFALLAARRNRLEETAETSASSRAALRSLNELTLMLAGAQLGITACTFALGAITKPWVHDALMPGFEAMGIPMAVAEVASFVLALFVVTFLHLVIGEMAPKSWAITHPESAIRLIALPARGFINVFRPLLSWINRIANRLVTATGEEPVNRAAARGYDADTLYMLVEHSRNTGALDDAAATQIAGVIELERATVGQAVDAPGNDPSTLPATATVADVQAAARNSGHLRVLLSDDEWATPRVVHVRDTLRADKTELARTWSRPALTLTDTTPIQEALETMRVAREQLVVIVSATNQQSVRGVLTWDYILDHLWPNIEKELDRAQARRESES; encoded by the coding sequence ATGACCGAATGGTATTTCGCTCTTCCCGCAACGCTGTTGCTGATTGCGTTGTCGGCTTTCTTCGTCATTATCGAGTTCGCTCTCCTGGCAGCTCGACGGAACCGGTTAGAAGAGACCGCCGAAACTTCGGCATCTTCTCGCGCCGCACTACGCAGCCTCAACGAACTCACATTGATGTTGGCCGGTGCTCAGCTCGGTATCACCGCGTGCACGTTTGCTCTGGGAGCTATTACGAAGCCCTGGGTGCATGATGCACTGATGCCGGGGTTCGAGGCAATGGGGATCCCAATGGCTGTGGCCGAGGTCGCATCCTTCGTCCTGGCTCTCTTTGTCGTCACGTTCTTACATCTTGTCATCGGCGAGATGGCGCCCAAGTCCTGGGCGATCACTCACCCGGAATCAGCAATCAGGTTGATTGCGCTACCGGCCCGAGGGTTCATCAATGTATTCCGACCCCTGCTGTCGTGGATCAACCGAATCGCCAATCGATTGGTTACGGCGACGGGTGAAGAACCAGTGAATCGGGCGGCGGCGCGAGGTTACGATGCGGACACGCTGTACATGCTCGTCGAACACTCGAGGAACACCGGTGCTCTGGACGATGCCGCAGCGACGCAGATAGCCGGAGTCATTGAACTTGAACGCGCCACGGTCGGCCAAGCGGTCGATGCACCCGGCAACGATCCCAGCACATTACCGGCCACGGCCACGGTAGCGGATGTCCAGGCGGCTGCGCGGAACTCCGGGCACCTTCGGGTGTTGCTCTCAGATGACGAGTGGGCGACCCCTCGGGTGGTGCACGTACGCGACACGCTTCGGGCCGACAAGACAGAGCTGGCTAGGACCTGGTCGCGACCTGCCTTGACGCTGACGGACACAACTCCCATTCAGGAGGCACTGGAAACGATGCGGGTGGCGCGTGAACAACTCGTTGTGATCGTGTCCGCCACAAATCAACAGTCCGTCCGTGGCGTCCTGACCTGGGACTACATCTTGGACCATTTGTGGCCGAACATTGAAAAGGAACTCGACCGCGCCCAGGCGCGTCGTGAGAGCGAGAGCTAA
- a CDS encoding 3-methyladenine DNA glycosylase, producing the protein MRRWHPGVGRRLEDSPTWRDKRWYRVDESGRVQVDVVAFLAAKADLVRSIEDLTQSIATRPARFGCFGLHEWAMVYKQEERRHRVPLRLGQRGTDAVVESHQINCTHYDAFRFFTEEARPLNVQQPTRESQCAVDQAGCLHANMDLYKWCIKLGPLVPGELLLDAFALAREIRWTDMRASPYEVTDYGVPPIAIETAEGKAEYVRLQREYAVRGQALRERLLAVIARARSVSGIASAMPSALNHGE; encoded by the coding sequence TTGCGGCGCTGGCACCCCGGCGTCGGTCGTCGCCTCGAAGACTCCCCGACCTGGCGCGACAAGCGCTGGTATCGGGTGGATGAGTCGGGTCGCGTCCAGGTGGACGTGGTCGCGTTTCTTGCGGCGAAGGCTGACCTCGTTCGAAGCATCGAGGATCTGACCCAATCGATTGCGACTCGGCCAGCAAGGTTCGGATGCTTCGGCCTGCACGAGTGGGCGATGGTCTACAAGCAGGAGGAGCGCCGGCATCGGGTGCCGCTTCGGTTAGGGCAGCGAGGAACGGATGCTGTCGTCGAGTCGCATCAGATCAATTGCACTCACTATGACGCGTTTCGGTTCTTCACCGAGGAGGCGCGGCCGCTCAACGTCCAACAGCCCACCCGCGAGTCGCAGTGCGCTGTGGACCAGGCAGGATGCCTGCACGCCAATATGGATCTCTACAAATGGTGTATCAAGCTCGGGCCATTGGTGCCCGGTGAGTTGCTGCTCGACGCCTTCGCGTTGGCGCGGGAGATCCGATGGACGGACATGCGGGCCTCACCTTATGAGGTGACGGACTACGGCGTGCCGCCGATTGCGATCGAAACGGCAGAGGGCAAGGCCGAGTATGTGCGACTGCAGCGGGAGTACGCGGTGCGAGGGCAAGCGCTGCGTGAGCGCCTCCTCGCTGTGATCGCGAGAGCCCGATCTGTGTCAGGCATCGCCTCGGCAATGCCTTCTGCGCTCAACCACGGCGAGTAA
- a CDS encoding NUDIX hydrolase, translating into MNSTPTHWHTDREAQEIWDVVDINGRSVGRTTKRGAPSFAPGEFHIVVGTCVFTPRGEVLVTRRAPNKTHPGKWEFSAGSALTGESSVEAARRELAEETGLEFGIEEFQTVGRLVEPIALFDIYAVQIPTVASVTLQAGEVDDYRWVDLDAVLEQPREVAFTGPWNRRIDQIQDVLRKLVEG; encoded by the coding sequence GTGAATTCGACTCCAACGCACTGGCACACCGATCGCGAAGCCCAGGAAATCTGGGATGTCGTCGACATCAACGGGCGCTCGGTGGGGCGCACGACGAAGCGAGGCGCACCCAGTTTTGCTCCAGGCGAGTTTCACATCGTCGTCGGTACGTGCGTGTTCACTCCACGCGGCGAGGTGCTCGTGACGCGCCGAGCGCCGAACAAGACCCATCCGGGAAAGTGGGAGTTCTCGGCGGGCAGCGCGCTCACCGGCGAATCAAGCGTTGAGGCGGCGCGTCGTGAGCTGGCCGAGGAGACGGGGCTCGAATTCGGGATTGAGGAGTTCCAGACCGTTGGGCGTCTCGTCGAGCCGATCGCGCTCTTTGATATCTATGCGGTGCAGATCCCCACCGTTGCCAGCGTGACCCTGCAGGCCGGCGAGGTGGACGACTACCGCTGGGTCGATCTGGATGCCGTGCTCGAGCAGCCGCGCGAGGTCGCCTTCACGGGGCCATGGAACCGACGCATTGACCAGATTCAGGATGTTCTGCGAAAGCTTGTCGAGGGATAG
- a CDS encoding DUF4386 family protein, whose translation MNASQEDELLNDIRKWSGLVRVGIWSAVVSVALIALQIVFYVIWPPPETAAEFLELLTEEPVQGLLALDLLYPLSNLLTFFVYLALAVVLWRVSRSAVAVALAFGTLGMAAYMASPRPVEMLQLAQLYSAAGPTEQTALLAVAEGMLATWTGTAFDVYYVLNFAALLVFASLMFRSPVFGRPTAVWGLLAAILMAVPSNFGTVGLVFALASLLPWSVFAVLVARRLSSLLAEAR comes from the coding sequence ATGAACGCATCTCAGGAGGATGAGCTCCTGAACGACATCCGAAAGTGGTCGGGGCTGGTGCGCGTCGGCATCTGGTCGGCCGTGGTGAGCGTCGCGCTCATCGCCCTGCAGATCGTGTTCTACGTGATCTGGCCGCCACCCGAGACCGCCGCCGAGTTCCTCGAGCTGCTCACTGAAGAGCCGGTGCAGGGTCTCCTTGCGCTCGACCTTCTCTACCCGCTAAGCAATCTGCTGACGTTCTTCGTCTACCTCGCGCTGGCGGTGGTGCTGTGGCGAGTCAGTCGGTCGGCGGTGGCCGTCGCCCTCGCGTTTGGAACTCTCGGCATGGCGGCGTACATGGCTTCCCCACGTCCGGTCGAAATGCTGCAGCTCGCGCAGCTCTATTCGGCGGCAGGCCCGACCGAGCAGACGGCACTGCTTGCTGTCGCCGAGGGCATGCTCGCCACCTGGACCGGAACGGCGTTTGACGTCTACTACGTTCTCAACTTCGCGGCGCTGCTGGTGTTCGCGTCGTTGATGTTCCGCAGCCCCGTCTTCGGCCGGCCAACCGCCGTGTGGGGGCTGCTCGCGGCGATACTCATGGCTGTGCCTTCGAACTTCGGCACAGTGGGCCTCGTGTTCGCGCTGGCGTCGCTACTCCCCTGGTCGGTCTTTGCGGTGCTGGTTGCGCGCAGGCTCTCTTCGCTTCTAGCCGAGGCTCGCTAG
- a CDS encoding SixA phosphatase family protein has protein sequence MPRILHVMRHAKSDWSTGDPDHERPLNARGRRDALAAGEYLTSLGQPIERVLSSSSTRTRQTWARVEKQGLEARQVDFLDEIYEASTPQALRILREVVPETQSVLWIGHFPTVEDLVVTLGVPDSNPGWMRMAEKFPTSAIATLEFDVDWRDLGRETCTLVDFVVPRG, from the coding sequence ATGCCTCGAATCTTGCACGTCATGCGGCACGCGAAGTCCGATTGGTCTACCGGCGACCCAGACCACGAGCGACCGCTCAATGCGCGGGGGCGCCGAGACGCGCTTGCGGCAGGCGAATATCTCACGTCTCTCGGTCAACCGATTGAGCGCGTGCTGAGCTCGTCGTCGACTCGCACTCGCCAGACGTGGGCACGGGTTGAAAAGCAGGGTCTCGAGGCCCGCCAAGTCGACTTCCTCGACGAAATCTACGAGGCCTCGACACCGCAGGCGCTGCGCATCCTTCGCGAGGTCGTCCCTGAGACGCAGTCCGTCCTTTGGATCGGCCATTTCCCCACCGTCGAGGATCTCGTCGTGACCCTCGGGGTTCCCGATTCCAATCCCGGGTGGATGCGCATGGCAGAGAAATTCCCAACGAGCGCCATCGCGACCCTCGAGTTCGACGTCGACTGGCGGGACCTTGGCCGCGAGACGTGCACGCTGGTCGATTTCGTCGTGCCGCGGGGCTGA
- a CDS encoding tyrosine-type recombinase/integrase, whose protein sequence is MPRKGEPLPKADPKPVPPIGVKVSTDMERRSYGIRARARWTDPITKRRVIRSEIVTDEAAAHAFFDQLRNSSVKGMDTAMTLTEFVTSIGDRWARGLDPTSTGETYGFGLKLRVLPALGHLPVTQITAGIIDRTIDEWEQRYGASTIKNSIAPLVRVLDEAVRDGLLTINPAKNRAKRSLNRNAFRTQSAEQASPRAHAIPDMKTLNRLAKACGKIDQSYSDFVMLAALLAARSSEVSGLQVGDVRFDKNLVVIARQIFPGKGGLVTKPTKSRKERRVPILEPLRPVLERLTESKEPEAQLLVGPKGGVLTTATVRDATNWDKIVANLGLPDLTRHGLRHTGATWMADAGVPLHVLQEILGHASMETTRGYLHPDDRHLASAAEQANAFLSPSGQKRQNGRTGSSMRRL, encoded by the coding sequence ATGCCGCGGAAGGGTGAACCGCTCCCGAAAGCTGATCCGAAGCCGGTGCCGCCCATCGGTGTGAAGGTCTCGACCGACATGGAGCGCCGTTCCTACGGCATCCGTGCCCGGGCGAGGTGGACAGACCCGATCACGAAACGCCGAGTGATCCGCTCGGAGATCGTCACCGACGAAGCCGCCGCACACGCGTTCTTCGATCAACTGCGCAACTCCTCCGTCAAGGGCATGGACACGGCCATGACGTTGACGGAGTTCGTCACCTCTATCGGCGACCGCTGGGCGCGCGGTCTTGATCCGACCTCCACCGGCGAGACCTACGGTTTCGGGCTCAAGCTGCGGGTGCTGCCCGCGCTGGGACATCTGCCGGTGACGCAGATCACGGCTGGGATCATCGACCGGACGATCGATGAATGGGAGCAGCGCTACGGGGCATCCACGATCAAGAACTCCATCGCACCCCTCGTGCGCGTGCTCGACGAGGCCGTACGCGATGGGCTCCTCACCATCAACCCCGCGAAGAACCGCGCCAAGCGCAGCCTGAATCGCAACGCGTTCCGCACTCAGTCAGCCGAGCAAGCATCACCACGGGCGCACGCGATCCCGGACATGAAGACGTTGAACAGGCTCGCGAAGGCGTGCGGGAAGATCGACCAGTCCTACAGCGACTTCGTCATGCTCGCCGCCCTCCTCGCCGCGCGCTCCTCCGAGGTTTCCGGGTTGCAGGTCGGGGATGTGCGGTTCGACAAGAATCTCGTCGTCATCGCCCGTCAGATCTTCCCCGGCAAAGGCGGCCTCGTGACCAAACCCACGAAGAGCCGTAAAGAACGGCGCGTGCCGATCTTGGAGCCGCTGCGCCCGGTGCTCGAACGACTTACTGAAAGCAAAGAGCCCGAGGCGCAGCTGTTGGTCGGGCCGAAGGGCGGTGTGCTGACGACGGCGACGGTGCGGGATGCGACGAACTGGGACAAGATCGTCGCGAACCTCGGCCTGCCCGATCTCACCCGTCACGGGCTCCGCCACACGGGCGCGACGTGGATGGCCGACGCCGGTGTCCCACTACACGTGCTCCAAGAGATCCTCGGGCACGCATCGATGGAGACCACGCGCGGGTATCTCCACCCCGACGACCGACACCTTGCGTCCGCTGCGGAGCAGGCGAATGCGTTCCTTTCACCGTCGGGGCAGAAGCGCCAGAACGGCCGCACCGGGTCGTCGATGCGACGGCTGTGA
- a CDS encoding helix-turn-helix transcriptional regulator, translating to MNETTVPVVQSPLLHSRDVATYLKVSESTLSRWRSAGTGPPFIRMSGIARYRLEAVEAWLVELEQDHAAEG from the coding sequence ATGAACGAGACCACGGTACCGGTCGTGCAGTCTCCGTTGCTGCACAGTCGCGATGTTGCCACCTATCTGAAGGTGTCGGAATCTACCCTGTCGCGGTGGCGGTCTGCGGGGACCGGGCCGCCGTTCATCCGCATGAGTGGGATCGCCCGCTACCGGCTTGAGGCGGTCGAGGCGTGGCTTGTCGAGTTGGAACAAGATCATGCCGCGGAAGGGTGA
- a CDS encoding single-stranded DNA-binding protein: protein MTIDTQQSISGFIATQPRLSVGENGVSRFHARVGIEHARQEPDGSFTQLEPTFHDLAIFRKTAEEAAARFRKGDRFVASGRIHEYTYEKDGQQVPAEEFIASRIGHDLARTRYEVDRTPRRPSVDHDAPSHDDLGHDAATRAQPTSPTRASV from the coding sequence ATGACCATCGATACGCAGCAGTCCATCTCAGGATTCATTGCCACACAGCCCCGGCTGAGTGTCGGTGAGAATGGGGTGTCGAGGTTTCACGCCCGTGTCGGCATTGAGCATGCTCGGCAGGAGCCTGATGGGTCGTTCACGCAGTTGGAGCCGACGTTCCATGACCTCGCGATCTTCCGCAAGACCGCAGAGGAAGCTGCAGCACGGTTCCGCAAGGGCGACCGCTTCGTCGCCTCCGGACGCATCCACGAGTACACGTATGAGAAGGATGGGCAGCAGGTGCCCGCGGAGGAGTTCATCGCTTCTCGGATCGGCCACGATCTCGCCCGCACCCGCTACGAGGTCGACCGCACACCCCGACGCCCCAGCGTCGATCACGATGCGCCGAGCCATGATGATCTCGGCCACGATGCGGCGACCCGCGCTCAGCCCACCAGTCCGACACGCGCAAGCGTCTGA
- a CDS encoding type IV secretory system conjugative DNA transfer family protein — translation MSTPRQGGALGDELANLGIIALIAAAALAVILRMTGTIAAWATGAAQPSGGIESGLGVLLHPADPGTALGADGLNAVVYWIVAGLLIITVGAAGWWVWRTFREHTRRTKIDPYRIVGIATRTDVTTAASEKALLRRGGQLRPSLPKPEAQDVGYLLGASRGVNVWASVEDSILLIGPPRSGKGLHVVINAILDAPGAVVTTSTRPDNLTATLTARSAEGRPVAVFDPQHLAEGVPAGLRWSPIRGCEDPLTAMIRATGLAAGTGLSAGGVEGGDFWEGKTRTALQALLHAAALDHRTPAELFRWTLDPAAASDAVAILTANPNAATGWADSLQAMIDSDPRTRDSIWQGVSLSLAALADPRVLDAVSPGPDERFDPEEFLRKRGTVYLLATGAGANNSAALVSAFVEDLVEAARRLAARSPSARLDPPLLLALDEIGNLAPLPSLPTLMAEGGGTGITTMPVLQSLAQAREKWSENAAGAIWDASIVKIILGGASNSRDLQDLTTLIGERDEITDSTTIGDHGSRTAQRSIRRVAIMPPDVIRTLPFGTGLILLRAAPPIVAKLRAWTGRRDSGELRAQRAVVEESLRQRP, via the coding sequence ATGAGCACCCCGAGGCAGGGCGGGGCGCTCGGTGATGAGCTAGCGAACCTCGGGATCATCGCCCTCATCGCGGCCGCGGCCCTTGCCGTCATCCTCCGGATGACCGGCACGATCGCCGCGTGGGCGACAGGGGCCGCGCAGCCGAGCGGTGGCATCGAATCCGGTCTCGGCGTACTCTTGCACCCCGCCGACCCGGGTACCGCGCTTGGTGCCGATGGGCTCAACGCCGTCGTCTACTGGATCGTCGCGGGGCTCCTGATCATCACGGTTGGTGCCGCGGGCTGGTGGGTGTGGCGCACGTTCCGGGAGCACACCCGGCGCACGAAGATCGACCCGTATCGGATCGTCGGGATCGCGACCCGCACCGATGTCACCACCGCTGCGTCGGAGAAGGCGCTGCTGCGCCGCGGCGGGCAACTCCGCCCCTCACTGCCAAAGCCCGAAGCGCAAGACGTGGGCTATCTGCTCGGGGCATCGCGGGGCGTGAACGTGTGGGCGAGTGTCGAGGACTCGATCCTGCTGATCGGGCCACCGCGCTCAGGCAAGGGCCTGCACGTCGTGATCAATGCGATCCTCGACGCACCCGGTGCGGTCGTCACGACCTCCACCCGCCCGGATAACCTGACCGCCACTCTCACCGCCCGCAGTGCTGAGGGGCGGCCGGTGGCGGTGTTCGACCCGCAACACCTCGCCGAAGGTGTTCCGGCGGGGCTCCGGTGGTCGCCGATTCGGGGATGTGAGGACCCGTTGACGGCGATGATCCGCGCCACCGGCCTCGCAGCCGGCACCGGCCTGTCCGCGGGTGGTGTTGAGGGCGGTGACTTCTGGGAAGGGAAAACCCGCACCGCACTCCAAGCCCTCCTCCACGCAGCAGCCCTCGACCACCGCACCCCAGCCGAGTTGTTCCGGTGGACCCTCGACCCCGCCGCAGCGTCCGATGCCGTCGCGATCCTCACCGCCAACCCGAACGCTGCAACAGGGTGGGCGGACTCGTTGCAAGCAATGATCGACTCCGACCCCCGCACCCGTGACTCAATCTGGCAAGGCGTCTCCCTCTCACTCGCAGCCCTCGCCGACCCGCGCGTCCTCGACGCCGTGAGCCCCGGCCCAGACGAGCGGTTCGACCCGGAAGAGTTCCTCCGCAAACGCGGCACTGTGTATCTCTTGGCGACGGGGGCTGGGGCGAATAACAGTGCGGCGTTGGTGTCGGCGTTCGTGGAAGACCTCGTCGAAGCTGCCCGACGCCTCGCCGCAAGATCACCATCCGCGCGCCTCGACCCGCCCCTGCTCCTCGCCCTCGATGAGATCGGGAATCTCGCCCCACTCCCGTCCTTACCGACGCTGATGGCGGAAGGCGGGGGTACGGGGATCACGACAATGCCGGTGCTGCAGTCACTCGCCCAAGCACGGGAGAAGTGGTCGGAGAACGCTGCCGGCGCGATCTGGGACGCCTCGATCGTGAAGATCATCCTCGGTGGGGCATCCAATAGTCGCGACCTCCAAGACCTCACCACGTTGATCGGGGAACGCGATGAGATCACGGACTCCACGACCATCGGCGACCACGGCTCCCGTACCGCGCAGCGCTCGATCCGGCGGGTGGCGATCATGCCGCCCGACGTGATTCGCACCCTGCCATTCGGCACCGGCCTCATCCTGCTTCGCGCAGCCCCACCCATCGTCGCGAAGTTGCGCGCATGGACGGGCAGGCGGGACAGCGGCGAACTCCGCGCACAGCGGGCCGTGGTCGAAGAATCCTTGCGTCAACGCCCGTAA
- the dprA gene encoding DNA-processing protein DprA → MDTINELATDERTARIILATVSEPGDAVTGRMIRTVGASETVARAVADEVPVGPDGDTWQRRLAPRLDAAQVRRVIAETERHGLRVLIPGDPDWPASANALGDHAPVALWAKGDTSLLVGPVWDRLAVTGARASTGYGEHVTTELVQASVSDGRTVLSGGAYGIDGAAHRAALASDGSTIAVLAGGLDRPYPAGHTELLGQVANDGVLLSELPPSAAPTRWRFLQRGRLLAALSGTVVITEAGYRSGSLHTAARAMELGRPVGAVPGPLTSAASAGCHRLLRDRLGSIITGYDDIRELLHGVRDGAHRAVRERAGLEAEPLDQEKPGLGRRPQGPGL, encoded by the coding sequence ATGGACACGATCAACGAGCTCGCCACCGACGAGCGCACCGCGAGGATCATCCTCGCGACTGTCTCTGAACCCGGTGATGCGGTGACGGGGCGGATGATCCGCACCGTCGGCGCATCCGAGACTGTGGCCCGTGCCGTCGCCGATGAGGTGCCGGTCGGGCCGGATGGTGACACCTGGCAGCGGCGTCTGGCCCCGCGCCTCGACGCGGCCCAGGTGCGGCGGGTGATTGCGGAGACTGAGCGGCACGGGCTGCGGGTGCTGATCCCCGGTGATCCGGACTGGCCGGCATCGGCCAACGCGCTCGGAGATCATGCCCCGGTGGCCCTGTGGGCGAAAGGCGACACCAGCCTGCTCGTAGGGCCGGTGTGGGATCGCCTCGCCGTCACCGGGGCGCGGGCGTCCACCGGGTACGGGGAACACGTCACGACGGAGTTGGTGCAGGCGTCGGTCTCGGATGGCCGCACGGTGCTCTCCGGTGGGGCCTACGGGATCGACGGCGCCGCACACCGTGCCGCGCTCGCCTCTGATGGTTCCACGATCGCGGTGCTCGCCGGAGGCCTGGACCGCCCCTACCCGGCAGGGCACACCGAACTCCTGGGCCAGGTCGCCAACGACGGCGTGTTGTTGAGTGAGTTGCCGCCCAGTGCTGCGCCGACGAGGTGGCGGTTTCTGCAACGCGGCAGGCTCCTCGCCGCGCTCTCCGGCACCGTCGTCATCACCGAGGCCGGCTACCGCTCGGGCTCCCTCCACACCGCCGCCCGTGCGATGGAACTGGGTCGTCCGGTCGGTGCGGTCCCTGGGCCGCTGACGAGTGCCGCGTCTGCGGGGTGTCACCGCCTGTTGCGTGACCGGCTCGGGTCGATCATCACCGGCTACGACGACATCCGCGAACTCCTCCACGGAGTACGTGACGGTGCGCATCGTGCGGTGCGGGAGCGGGCAGGGCTCGAGGCCGAGCCGCTCGATCAGGAGAAGCCCGGTCTCGGCCGGAGGCCGCAGGGTCCGGGGTTGTGA
- a CDS encoding ATP-binding protein: MSDRQKLHTAALVEPAGEHRKYRKARKHAAVKIETDARKVGQAVERERVAAERAERRNTNYLPAAGEPGAAALRTPGRFRLPRHQDTSATLAGAYPFLAEGGLGADGVFIGQDLYSGGSFVYDPWTLYARGVITAPNIVLAGIVGSGKSSLAKSLYTRSIPFGRRVYVPGDPKGEHTAVAEAVGGRAIVLGHGLRNRLNPLDEGHRPGGLSDAEWAAQVASRRRELIGALAETVLDRVLSPLEHTAIDLALQDAVRSSEVPILPMVVDRILTPDPATDTDGRLSEDGRLVGHALRRLVAGDLAGLFDGPSTVRFDPSLPMVSLDLSRVAENSTLISVLMTCSSAWMESALMDPNGGHRWVIYDEAWRLMAYPALLKRMDAQWRLARHYGIANMLIFHKLTDLDNVGDQGSAMRALANSLLANAETRIIYRQEPDQLGATAAALGLTDTEQKLLPGLGTGQGLWRIKERSFVVQHQLHPAELAAFDTTARMRQNARVQEF, translated from the coding sequence GTGAGCGATCGGCAGAAGCTCCACACCGCGGCACTGGTGGAACCCGCCGGGGAACACCGCAAATACCGGAAGGCGCGCAAGCATGCCGCGGTGAAGATCGAGACCGACGCCCGTAAGGTCGGCCAGGCGGTCGAACGTGAGCGGGTGGCGGCGGAGCGTGCCGAACGCCGCAACACCAACTACCTCCCCGCAGCAGGCGAACCCGGGGCGGCGGCGCTTCGGACTCCGGGCAGGTTTCGCTTGCCCCGTCATCAGGACACCTCCGCGACGCTCGCGGGGGCGTACCCGTTTCTCGCTGAAGGTGGTCTCGGTGCTGACGGGGTGTTCATCGGGCAGGACCTCTACTCCGGAGGTTCATTCGTCTACGACCCTTGGACGCTTTACGCCCGAGGTGTCATCACCGCGCCGAACATCGTCCTCGCAGGGATCGTCGGCTCCGGCAAATCGTCCCTCGCGAAATCCCTCTACACACGGTCGATCCCGTTCGGCCGCCGCGTCTACGTCCCCGGCGATCCGAAGGGCGAGCACACTGCTGTTGCGGAAGCGGTCGGCGGGCGTGCGATCGTCCTGGGCCATGGGCTGCGGAACCGTCTCAACCCGCTCGATGAAGGCCACCGCCCCGGCGGCCTCTCAGACGCCGAATGGGCGGCGCAGGTTGCCTCTCGCCGCCGTGAGCTGATCGGCGCTCTTGCGGAGACGGTGCTGGATCGGGTGCTGTCACCGTTGGAGCACACCGCGATTGACCTCGCCCTCCAAGACGCTGTCCGCTCATCCGAGGTGCCGATCCTGCCGATGGTCGTCGACCGCATCCTCACACCTGACCCCGCAACCGACACCGACGGGCGGCTCTCGGAAGATGGCCGCCTCGTCGGACACGCCCTCCGTCGCCTCGTCGCTGGTGACCTCGCCGGGCTGTTCGATGGGCCGTCGACGGTGCGGTTCGACCCGTCATTGCCGATGGTCAGCCTGGACTTGTCGCGGGTGGCGGAGAACTCGACACTGATCTCGGTGCTGATGACGTGCTCGTCGGCATGGATGGAGTCAGCGCTGATGGACCCGAATGGTGGGCACCGGTGGGTGATCTACGACGAAGCCTGGCGACTCATGGCCTACCCAGCCCTCCTGAAACGCATGGATGCGCAATGGAGGCTGGCAAGGCACTACGGGATCGCGAACATGCTGATCTTTCACAAACTCACCGACCTCGACAACGTCGGCGACCAAGGTTCCGCCATGCGAGCCCTCGCCAATTCACTGCTGGCGAATGCGGAGACGCGGATTATCTATCGGCAAGAACCCGACCAACTCGGAGCCACCGCCGCAGCCCTCGGCCTCACCGACACCGAACAGAAACTCCTCCCAGGCCTCGGCACCGGGCAAGGGCTGTGGCGGATCAAAGAACGATCCTTCGTCGTGCAACACCAGCTCCACCCGGCAGAGCTCGCCGCGTTCGATACGACCGCGCGGATGAGACAAAACGCTCGGGTTCAGGAATTCTGA